Proteins co-encoded in one bacterium genomic window:
- the hisA gene encoding 1-(5-phosphoribosyl)-5-[(5-phosphoribosylamino)methylideneamino]imidazole-4-carboxamide isomerase, whose product MDTFTIFPAIDLRKGQVVRLRQGDPNQQTNYSSDPELIARKMLAQGARWLHVVNLDGAFGDSSDVNHRALAKILQTAREFTADVQFGGGMHTVEQVKQVLDSGVSRAILGSLAVKDPESVRSLVAEFGAERIAVSLDGRKNKVMVAGWQKESDVSVTGMAAMLRSMGLEWLVYTDIDRDGMQTGSDFETTISIARETGLKVIASGGVCSLNEVRNLKQNGAAGAIIGKALYEGSVELADLLAAALEGD is encoded by the coding sequence ATGGATACTTTCACTATTTTTCCCGCCATTGACCTGCGCAAGGGACAGGTCGTCCGACTAAGGCAGGGTGACCCAAACCAGCAAACCAACTACAGTTCGGACCCTGAATTGATCGCCCGAAAAATGCTGGCACAGGGCGCCCGCTGGCTGCATGTCGTCAACCTCGATGGCGCCTTTGGAGATTCGTCAGACGTAAACCACCGGGCACTTGCGAAAATCCTCCAGACAGCACGTGAATTTACCGCGGATGTGCAGTTTGGCGGCGGGATGCATACGGTCGAACAGGTAAAACAGGTATTGGATTCCGGAGTGTCACGTGCCATTCTGGGCAGCCTCGCTGTGAAAGACCCGGAAAGTGTCCGGTCTCTGGTGGCAGAGTTCGGCGCTGAGCGGATTGCCGTCAGCCTTGACGGCCGTAAGAATAAAGTGATGGTCGCCGGGTGGCAAAAGGAAAGCGATGTCAGCGTTACCGGCATGGCAGCCATGCTCCGGTCTATGGGCCTTGAGTGGCTGGTCTACACAGATATTGACCGTGACGGTATGCAAACCGGAAGCGATTTTGAAACTACCATTTCCATCGCCCGTGAAACCGGGTTGAAGGTCATCGCATCAGGTGGTGTATGCTCATTGAATGAAGTCCGCAATTTGAAGCAGAATGGCGCGGCCGGCGCCATTATTGGCAAAGCATTGTATGAAGGTTCGGTGGAACTCGCCGACCTGCTTGCCGCTGCACTGGAGGGTGACTAG